CGGTCCTCTTCCGTGCGGAACTGGTAGGTCGAGACGATCTTACCTATATGATCCGGCGTCCCATTCTTGCCATCTCCCAATTTGTTTTGGCGCTTGTCCTTTAGGAAAAGCTCTGCCGCGTTGATGAGGAGTACGTCGTCCGGCTTCTTGCACTTCTTCAGAACAAGGATGCAGACCGGGATGCCGGTCGAGTAGAACAGGTTCGCAGGCAGGCCGATCACCGTGTCGATGTGACCATCCTTCAGCAACTTGGTTCGGATACGCTCCTCTGCCCCTCCTCGGAACAGCACGCCGTGAGGGAGGATGATGGCCATCACACCTTCATCCTTCAGATAGTGAAAGCCGTGCAGCAGAAAGGCAAAGTCCGCGGCCGATTTGGGCGCCAGCCCGTAGTTCTTGAACCGCACATCGTCGCCCATCGCCTCAGTCGGTTCCCAGCGGAGGCTGAAGGGCGGGTTGGCCACGATGGCATCGAAGGAGGGCTTCTTGGCGGGGTTCAACTCGCGCAGAATGTCCCAGTCATTGTTCAGCGTGTCGCCGTGGTAGATTTCGAACTCCGTGTCCTTCACGCCGTGCAACAGCATGTTCATGCGGGCGAGGTTGTAAGTGGTGATGTTCTTTTCTTGCCCGTAGATTCTGCCGATGCCGTGTGGACCCATGCGCTTGCGCACGTTCAGCAGCAACGAGCCTGAACCGCATGCGAAGTCGAGCACACTGGCGAGCCGCTCCTTCTTCCCGGTTGCGGGCTCCTGGCTGTCGAGCGTCACAATCGCGGATAGGATGTCTGACACCTGCTGCGGGGTATAGAACTCGCCCGCCTTCTTGCCCGAACCGGCGGCGAATTGGCCGATCAGATATTCGTAGGCGTCGCCCAGCGCATCCACATCCGAGGAGAAGTCGGCAAGCCCTTTGGCGATCTCGGTGATGATGGCGCAGAGTTTGGCGTTGCGATCAGCGTACGTCCGGCCGATCTTCTCAGAGCTGAGATTGATTTCCGAGAACAGCCCACCAAACGTGCTCTGGAACGACTCGTTTTCGATGTATTTGAAGCCCGCCTGCAGGGTGTTCAACAGTTCGTCGTTCTGGATGCGCGCCATGTGGGCGATGCTGGTCCAGAGGTGTTCCGGCTTGATAACGTAGTGCGCCTTAAGACGCATCTGCTTTTCAAAGGCCACCACATCATCGGGGTTCTCCGCGTACCAGACAGATAAGGGCGAGCGCCCGCCATTGCCGATCGCGTTGGGATCTGGGTAGTCGCGCCCGAGCTCCTTCTTCGCGGCCATCTCATAGTTGTCAGAGAGGTAGCGCAGGAACAGGAAAGACAGCATGTAATCGCGGAAATCGTCGGCGTTCATCGCGCCGCGCAGCTGGTCGGCGATGTTCCAGAGCGTTTTGCCCAGTTGTTTTTGGTTATGATCGTTCATTGTGCAGGTGCTTCCTCGGGGGCGGGCGCAGGCGCCAGGGCTGCGGACTGGGTGGCGACAACGCCTGGCAAGGCGAACTCAAACCGCGTGATGAACTCGCGCAGGATGCGGCGGAAAAGTTCCTTGTTGTCCTCGCCCATTTCAGTGGGTTCATGGATGGCATAGGCGCCGTGGCTCAGCAGGTGGAGAGCACGGCTGAACAGCGCCCGATCTTCTTCGTTGTCGAGCGCCTTCAGGCAGAAGGCCATGCTTGGGTGACCGAAGAAAGAGGCTGTTTTCTCCATGACGCTGCGCAAAGCGTTGAAGTGGAAGGTGTAAAGCTTCCCCTTCTCGGGATCGGCGGCACGCTGCAACTCGGCTAAAGTGGCGACGTGGTGAAAGAAGGGCGTATCCTCCGTTGCCTGAAGCGTATAGGCGCCGTCGCCGTTAGGGCGATGCAAGAAATAGCGCTTGTGGGTGACCTTAGGCTCGCCGTCGGTCCGCCTGCCCACTTCGTTGCACATGACGTTGAAGAACAGCGCGTGGTGGGACGAGAAGATCACCCTGATCGGCGCGGGTGCACCGTCGACATTCTTTCGCGTTGCTGCGCGGCGGAGGAGCTTGGCCAGGTCGCAGGCCACGGAAATCGCGTTGTTGTCATCCAGCGACGAGATCGGGTCGTCGATGTAGAGATATTTCTTCCCTTGATAGGATTCATGCCCATCCAGCATCCGTTCGCAGATGGCCATGAAGATGCACCAGATGAAGATGTTCTGCTCGCCGCGCGACACCTTGATGTTAGGAACGCCGTCCTTTTCGAAGCTAACGAAATCGGGTTTGGCGACGGTCTCGTTGCCCTGCTGAACCTCTTTGTATGTGAAGTCGAAATCGAAGTCGGCGTATCGGGAAAGATACTGAGCAATCGTTTCGTCCAACGCGAGTTCGGTCATTGCGTTGAAGAAGGACGACTTCTCGTTCAACTGCAGGCGGCGCATGCTGTCGCCTTCGAGGTCGTTTTCCCAGACGAACAGATCCTCGGTAAAAGCGTTGAAATAAAGCGTGTCGGGCGTCCCGGTCAGGTTCTTCTTCGTCTTGCGCTTGCCTGCGTCCTTGAACTCCATCGACAGGCGCGTCTTGCCGGTGCGGTTATAGGCGTAAATCAAGAGCAGTGAGATGGGCTTCGTGGGGTTGTTAAGGTCGTCACGAAGCCGCGCTACCAGCGACTTTAGGGTCTTGTACTTGCTCACGCGTCATCCTCCCCGACGGACGGGAAAAGCTGCTGCATCAGCCCCTTTTTGTGGGTCTTGAGGGTGTCAAGCTTTTCGGTCTCGGCGGCGATGAGGTTGTCGAGGGAGGTCAGACAGTCGGCGATGCGCTTTTGCTCGGGTTCTTTAGGGAGCGGAATCGGGATGCTGTCGAGCTTAGCTTTGTTCAGCTTGGGCTGGGCCATTCCCGTGATGAAATCATCTAGCTTGATCGAGTTGAGATAGACTTCAACGAAT
The sequence above is drawn from the Rhodoligotrophos appendicifer genome and encodes:
- a CDS encoding type I restriction-modification system subunit M translates to MNDHNQKQLGKTLWNIADQLRGAMNADDFRDYMLSFLFLRYLSDNYEMAAKKELGRDYPDPNAIGNGGRSPLSVWYAENPDDVVAFEKQMRLKAHYVIKPEHLWTSIAHMARIQNDELLNTLQAGFKYIENESFQSTFGGLFSEINLSSEKIGRTYADRNAKLCAIITEIAKGLADFSSDVDALGDAYEYLIGQFAAGSGKKAGEFYTPQQVSDILSAIVTLDSQEPATGKKERLASVLDFACGSGSLLLNVRKRMGPHGIGRIYGQEKNITTYNLARMNMLLHGVKDTEFEIYHGDTLNNDWDILRELNPAKKPSFDAIVANPPFSLRWEPTEAMGDDVRFKNYGLAPKSAADFAFLLHGFHYLKDEGVMAIILPHGVLFRGGAEERIRTKLLKDGHIDTVIGLPANLFYSTGIPVCILVLKKCKKPDDVLLINAAELFLKDKRQNKLGDGKNGTPDHIGKIVSTYQFRTEEDRYSTRVSMERIAAEGYNLNISRYISTAEEELEIDLVAAHKYLVDIEKQVREATAQHNTFLQELGLPPLPLSEG
- a CDS encoding AAA family ATPase, which gives rise to MSKYKTLKSLVARLRDDLNNPTKPISLLLIYAYNRTGKTRLSMEFKDAGKRKTKKNLTGTPDTLYFNAFTEDLFVWENDLEGDSMRRLQLNEKSSFFNAMTELALDETIAQYLSRYADFDFDFTYKEVQQGNETVAKPDFVSFEKDGVPNIKVSRGEQNIFIWCIFMAICERMLDGHESYQGKKYLYIDDPISSLDDNNAISVACDLAKLLRRAATRKNVDGAPAPIRVIFSSHHALFFNVMCNEVGRRTDGEPKVTHKRYFLHRPNGDGAYTLQATEDTPFFHHVATLAELQRAADPEKGKLYTFHFNALRSVMEKTASFFGHPSMAFCLKALDNEEDRALFSRALHLLSHGAYAIHEPTEMGEDNKELFRRILREFITRFEFALPGVVATQSAALAPAPAPEEAPAQ